GGAACTTGCTGAAGCCGCAGACTAATTTTAATTTTACCTTGCGGATTTTTAATCATACCTTGCGGAAAAACAACGGGGTTGGTGCTGGAAAGGTTGCTTCTCAAATCCGCGCTCCACTTCGTTACGCGCTACGGGTTTGTTTAAAGAGCAGATAGTTCGTAATGAAATGGAGAACGGATATACGGAAACACATTGTATGCATCAAATCCACTTGACCGAACCGCAAGGAACGCTTAAAAATATTGTTGCAGGCTACGTCTGAGTATCACCAGAAACCTGCGCGTAAGCGAAGCGGAGCGCAGAGCGAGAACCTAATAAATTAAAACGCTTCCAATGGCGAACACACACCTCTATAAACCGCACCTCGTCATCGTCATCTCTGGACCCTCCGGTTCAGGAAAAAGTACCGTCATTGATACCCTCTGCAAAGCGGATGAAACGCTACAACTCTCTGTCTCTGCAACGACGCGTAAGCCACGTCCCCGTGAAGTAGATGGTGTTGATTACCATTTCCTGTCAAAAGCGGAATTTAAAAAATATATTCAGCAGGACAAATTCTTAGAATGGGCAGAATATGGCGACAATCTCTACGGGACGCTCACATCTGAAATCGCCGCCGCACGTGATGCCGGAAAAGACGCTATCTTAGAGATTGAGGTAAAGGGTTCCTTGCAAATCCGAGAACAAGATCTCACGCCGGCAAGAAGTATCCTCATCTTTATCGTCCCGCCATCGCTCGCCACCTTGGAGAAACGTCTCCGCCGCAGAAACACAGAATCGGAGACGGAACTGAAACAACGATTGGATATAGCGAAATCCGAAGTCCGCGAGATTCAGCACTACAATTACTGGGTAAGCAACCCACAGGGCGGCGTCCAACAAGCAGTTCAACAAATCCAGACGATCATTAGTGCCGAACGATCTCGCATTGACCCCAAACTCATAGAGACAATCAACCCCTTACTCGGCATTGATGGTGTAGATTAAATCCAAATTTGGTATTCCAAAAGAGCTGTCAGCAATTAGTAAAAAGGTTTCCTTAGCCCGAAACATGTAGCCTGCAACAACAGCGCAGGCGGATAGAAGTGTTGCCCCAGATAGTTCAAACAACCTTTATTACTCCGCAAGGGACAATTAAAAATGGAATTTAGAGAGCGGACGATCATCTTAGGTGTTACAGGCGGCATCGCCATCCATAAATCGATTGACGTGGCAAGCCAACTTGTCAAAGGCGGCGCATCCGTCCACGTCGTCATGACGGAAAACGCCACGCGTCTCGTGCAGCCATTGCAATTCCAAGTCATCTCACGGAATCCTGTCCTCCTGAACCTATTTGATACCGGAACAGACTGGAAACCCCCGCATATCGATCTCGCCGACCGTGCGGATCTACTCGCAATCGTCCCTACGACGGCGAATATCATCGGTAAAATGGCGAACGGCATCGCTGATGATGCGCTTTCCACCGTTGCGGTTTCGGTTCACTGTCCAATCCTCCTCACACCCGCAATGAACGGACACATGTATCACAATCCGTTTGTGCAACAGAATATCGACACCTTGAAAACACACGGGATTCATTTCATTGAACCCGCTAGCGGTGACTTAGCATGCGGCTATGAAGGGACGGGACGGCTGAATACAGTAGAGGCAATTCTACAACGGATGCGTGATATGCTCGCTGCGAGGTCAGACACCGTACCCGAGGTCGAAGCACAAGATTTACGCGGGACCCGCGTTCTTGTCACGGCAGGAGCAACGCGCGAGTATATCGACCCGGTCCGATTTATTACCAATCGCTCCAGCGGCAAGATGGGATACGCTATTGCCGAAGCGGCTGCACAGCGCGGCGCAACGGTACGCCTCATCAGTGGTGCCGCCACTGTCCCTGCCCCCATCGGCATTGAAACCCAGCACATCGAGACGACGCTTGAGCTGTACGATGCAATGCTGCAAGCCTTCAACGAAACAGACATTGTTATCATGGCGGGCGCGCCTGCCGATTATCGACCGAGCGAATTTACACCCCATAAAATCAAAAAAACTGCTGAAACCTTGACACTTTCACTCGAAAGGAATCCGGACATCGCGCAGACGCTTGGCAAACAGAAAACGAATCAAATCCTCGTTTGTTTTGCCGCCGAAACGAACGATCTCCTTGAGAACGCGAAAAAGAAGTTGATCCGCAAAAATTGTGATCTCATTGTCGCGAATGACATCCTTGCGGAAGGCGCCGGATTCGGAGTCGATACGAATATCGTAACCTTGCTCGACCAAGACGGCACCTGCGAACAACTCCCACGTTCCTCAAAGCGCGACGTGGCGGATGCTATTCTGAACAAGGTTGTTTCCCTCAGGAAGCGAAAGAAGTAAATCCTTTGAGAATAAGGATTTACCATCTCTTCTGAAAAATCAATCAAATCCAGCCGTGAATTAATCGGAAACCTACCTGTAATGAAATAGGACCGGGATTTACAGGGTTTCAGAATAGTAACGAAACCATAGCCCGTAACGGAGTGGAGGGCGGATCTACGGAGCGGCATGTGAACACACAGACTCGCTTCATCGAACCGCAAGGTAAATTAGAAAGATGAATCACCGACAGGTCCGCGACTTCTTTGCACTACATCGTACCCGCCCCAAAAAACAATTAGGACAAAACTTCCTCGTTAACCCCGAAGCCCTCGAAATTATTCTCGCAGCAGGAGAACTCACCGAGACCGACATCGTCATAGAAATCGGTGCCGGTTTAGGGTGCCTCACGGACGTTTTAGTGAGACGTGCCAAACGTGTAATTGCCGTTGAAGTGGACGAACTGTTATACAAGGCGTTAGTATCGCAATTCTCGACAGACTCACGCGTTCAACTCCTCAACGCCGACATCCTTAAACTCGAACTCTATCGATTATTGGAATCCAACAGCACACCGTCCACTTACAAAGTTATAGCGAACCTACCTTATAGTATTACGACCCCAATCTTGTGGAAACTGCTCGATCATCACACACAAATTCATAGCTGCGTATTGATGATGCAGAAGGAGGTCGCTGAAAGGATTGTTGCTGAACCTGGAGGAAAGGACTACGGTGCATTGACGATCGGTGTCGCGTATTGGACGGATGCGACACTCATCGCTACGCTGTCGCCGGAAAACTTTTATCCGGCACCCAAAGTAGACTCGGCACTCCTAAAGCTGACGATGCGTCAACATCCAAAGGTGAGGGTTGAAAATGAGGAATTCTTCTTTAAACTCGTACGGACGGCGTTTCGGACGCGGCGGAAGATGCTAAAAAATACACTCGTTAGGAGTCGACTGACATCAGCGAAAGTATTGGAGACGGCTTTTGAGGAACTCGGTATCGCGCCAGAGCGGCGTGCTGAAACATTGGATATCACAGAATTTGCAGCGCTCGCAAATTTTTTGTTTTTAAATTAAGGTAAACTTAAAGACGGATATCTAATTCGAAAAGTTGCCAATACACAATCTTCCAATCCCTTCCTTCACGCCGGAATTCAAACTTACAACTGGCTTCGATTTCCCGTAAGTCTCGTTCCTCCCCTTTTTCTGCGTCAACATCCAGTTGAAGCGTCGCCGCCGCCTTTCGGGCATGCGTTATATCCATTTCTATATCTTGGAATAGGAATTGAAGCGAGACATATTCCTCAAAAAGTTGTGTCATCGCCGGAACGACACCCGCATAATTTTCAGGAATAATCCCCGACGCCACACCGAAAAGTGTGGCTGGATCGTCCGCTGCGACATAGGTTTCCGAGAAAAACGCTTGAATCGCTTCGATGTTTTCCATATCCACCGATTCAAGCAACGCTGCAAAATTTGCAAAGAATTCCTGTAACTCGACCCCTGGATCCTTCAGCGGTGTCAACACAATATCGGCAATCAACCGTTCTTGTCCAAGTACAAGGGGTTGACTATACGGCTTATAATCTGGATCCGCAACGGTCAAAGTATGAACATCTCCGTAAAGCACACCTTGAAAAGTGTAATTGCCATCTACCCCAGTTTCAAAGGATAGCCCGATTAGCGTCACATTTACCCCAGGAATAGGATTTCCCGTTCCAGCATCGGTGATAGTTCCAGAGACCGTGCCGTATTCAAGGGTTGCCGGTTTTTCAGATTCCGATTCAGTTGTCTGTTCTACCTCTCCACACGCGAAAAGGCAAGCCACCAGTAGGAGAAGCGAGATATTTATTTTTAGCGTCACGGTTTACTTACCATCCTTTTTCTCAAATCTTTTTCATCTACTTTAAGTCGCATTTGGGGTGCAAAGTTTTCGCGTCTCGTTAGTGCCCCTTATTCACTAAAAAATTTTTCAAGCGTTTGTAATTTTGGCGGCTTCGTGAGCAAAGAAACAATTATCAGTGCGACAGACGAGGCAACGACCAGAATTGCGGCAGGCATAATCCCGACACCACCGACACTATACCCGGGTGTCTGCCAGTTTCGGAGAAAAAAATAGAGCCATAATAGAATAACACTTATGATTGCGGCGAACACGCCCTGTTTCGTGCTACGCCGCCAGAACAACGCCGCAACGACAATCGGAAAGAGCCCCGCAAATCCAGTGAATGACCAAACAGCGAGCCTAAAAATGCTCGGTGTCGCGATGAGCGAGATGAGATAGGTAACGCAAAGCACGCCACTCACAAATAACCGCCCTACCCACACCCGCTGCCTCTCTGAAAACGCCTCCCGACGATAATGTCCAACAATATCGTGTGTGAACATACTCCCGATAGCAAGCGATTGTGAATCCAATGACGACATAATCGCCGCGAAGACCCCTGCACCTAAAAATCCAGCTAAAACGCCAGGGGCGTGTATATGAATCATCTGGATCAATACATTGTTCGCCTGTGCTCCCTGCAAACCTGGCACATCCACGTTCCCCAGTATTCCCAGTAGCACACTCGGAATCCATACAACCGCAATACACAACGGATAGAGAATAATTGCATAACGGAACGTCCCGACATCTTTCGCCGTCAGAAAATGCGAAAAGATATGGGGAAACATGCCGACACAGAGTGGAACACAGAGATACGTCAAAAGTTCCAACGGCTTAATATGCTCCGCCTGCATTAATAAA
The sequence above is a segment of the Candidatus Poribacteria bacterium genome. Coding sequences within it:
- a CDS encoding guanylate kinase; the encoded protein is MANTHLYKPHLVIVISGPSGSGKSTVIDTLCKADETLQLSVSATTRKPRPREVDGVDYHFLSKAEFKKYIQQDKFLEWAEYGDNLYGTLTSEIAAARDAGKDAILEIEVKGSLQIREQDLTPARSILIFIVPPSLATLEKRLRRRNTESETELKQRLDIAKSEVREIQHYNYWVSNPQGGVQQAVQQIQTIISAERSRIDPKLIETINPLLGIDGVD
- the coaBC gene encoding bifunctional phosphopantothenoylcysteine decarboxylase/phosphopantothenate--cysteine ligase CoaBC, with amino-acid sequence MEFRERTIILGVTGGIAIHKSIDVASQLVKGGASVHVVMTENATRLVQPLQFQVISRNPVLLNLFDTGTDWKPPHIDLADRADLLAIVPTTANIIGKMANGIADDALSTVAVSVHCPILLTPAMNGHMYHNPFVQQNIDTLKTHGIHFIEPASGDLACGYEGTGRLNTVEAILQRMRDMLAARSDTVPEVEAQDLRGTRVLVTAGATREYIDPVRFITNRSSGKMGYAIAEAAAQRGATVRLISGAATVPAPIGIETQHIETTLELYDAMLQAFNETDIVIMAGAPADYRPSEFTPHKIKKTAETLTLSLERNPDIAQTLGKQKTNQILVCFAAETNDLLENAKKKLIRKNCDLIVANDILAEGAGFGVDTNIVTLLDQDGTCEQLPRSSKRDVADAILNKVVSLRKRKK
- the rsmA gene encoding 16S rRNA (adenine(1518)-N(6)/adenine(1519)-N(6))-dimethyltransferase RsmA, translated to MNHRQVRDFFALHRTRPKKQLGQNFLVNPEALEIILAAGELTETDIVIEIGAGLGCLTDVLVRRAKRVIAVEVDELLYKALVSQFSTDSRVQLLNADILKLELYRLLESNSTPSTYKVIANLPYSITTPILWKLLDHHTQIHSCVLMMQKEVAERIVAEPGGKDYGALTIGVAYWTDATLIATLSPENFYPAPKVDSALLKLTMRQHPKVRVENEEFFFKLVRTAFRTRRKMLKNTLVRSRLTSAKVLETAFEELGIAPERRAETLDITEFAALANFLFLN
- a CDS encoding carboxypeptidase-like regulatory domain-containing protein; this encodes MSLLLLVACLFACGEVEQTTESESEKPATLEYGTVSGTITDAGTGNPIPGVNVTLIGLSFETGVDGNYTFQGVLYGDVHTLTVADPDYKPYSQPLVLGQERLIADIVLTPLKDPGVELQEFFANFAALLESVDMENIEAIQAFFSETYVAADDPATLFGVASGIIPENYAGVVPAMTQLFEEYVSLQFLFQDIEMDITHARKAAATLQLDVDAEKGEERDLREIEASCKFEFRREGRDWKIVYWQLFELDIRL
- a CDS encoding sodium:solute symporter family protein yields the protein MSLAIIFIYLAAVLVLGVLSHKLFRNTGEDYFVASRTINWFILLMTLFGTNMTAFSILGASGEAYHRGIGVFALMASSSAIVIPCIFLFIGTRLWRLGKRFGYVTQVQYFRDRWESDGVGLLLFVVFVLLLIPYLLIGMMGGGGTLATLTDGKIPQWIGGLLICAVVLCYVTYSGMRGTAWVNTFQTLVFMTLGGITFFVITHRMGGFSNAIAKVDTGLLMQAEHIKPLELLTYLCVPLCVGMFPHIFSHFLTAKDVGTFRYAIILYPLCIAVVWIPSVLLGILGNVDVPGLQGAQANNVLIQMIHIHAPGVLAGFLGAGVFAAIMSSLDSQSLAIGSMFTHDIVGHYRREAFSERQRVWVGRLFVSGVLCVTYLISLIATPSIFRLAVWSFTGFAGLFPIVVAALFWRRSTKQGVFAAIISVILLWLYFFLRNWQTPGYSVGGVGIMPAAILVVASSVALIIVSLLTKPPKLQTLEKFFSE